Proteins found in one Myxococcaceae bacterium JPH2 genomic segment:
- a CDS encoding tetratricopeptide repeat protein, with protein MSAPSPFVAPRAWGWRSRWFVLGLSCGALACATAKPAVVTPPTPPVVAAPPPPPPEKTADALFAEALAAYEAGDLDTARAGFEKALAKAPQALNAQFNLGVIAQRQGRMDDARAAYEKALFLDPAHTPSVLNLGGLERQQGRLDEAIALYVRALKTPKHEDTVVVLDALTAAYTQAKKFDLAEATARRVLSRHKDHPEAYKNLALIAYERGQFRLAELLLLDARKGADKDPAIANTLGMVYLKLDDRARALAQFQRAVSLDAKFVPGFLNLGALALSYRDYAGAERAFSRALELEPNAQEAQIYLAYALDGQKGRDPKKGLAAGEAFERVLAQRPDQPEALCGAGWAYASERTGWQKAIAFLERCQGLPSTSAQDQQLIQAKTQGLRNMMKSTAQTAPAPEGAHPEKKPGPPATGGGGSVLEHLPQDPAAEPAPGGAGGPAGDAPETPPAPAQAPAPGK; from the coding sequence GTGAGCGCCCCGTCGCCGTTCGTGGCTCCTCGCGCGTGGGGATGGCGCTCGCGCTGGTTCGTGTTGGGCCTGTCGTGTGGCGCGCTGGCGTGTGCCACGGCGAAGCCCGCGGTGGTGACTCCGCCCACGCCGCCCGTCGTCGCCGCGCCTCCGCCACCGCCTCCGGAGAAGACCGCGGACGCGTTGTTCGCCGAGGCGCTCGCGGCGTACGAGGCGGGCGACCTCGACACCGCGCGCGCGGGCTTCGAGAAGGCGCTGGCCAAGGCGCCTCAGGCCCTCAACGCCCAGTTCAATCTGGGCGTCATCGCGCAGCGCCAGGGGCGCATGGATGACGCGCGCGCGGCCTATGAGAAGGCGCTCTTCCTGGATCCCGCGCACACGCCCTCGGTGCTCAACCTCGGGGGACTGGAGCGCCAGCAGGGGCGGTTGGACGAGGCCATCGCGCTCTACGTGCGCGCGCTCAAGACGCCGAAGCACGAGGACACCGTGGTGGTGCTCGACGCGCTCACCGCCGCGTACACGCAGGCCAAGAAGTTCGACCTGGCGGAGGCCACCGCGCGCCGTGTGCTGTCGCGACACAAGGACCACCCCGAGGCCTACAAGAACCTCGCGCTCATCGCCTACGAGCGCGGCCAGTTCCGCCTCGCGGAGCTGCTCCTGCTCGACGCGCGCAAGGGCGCCGACAAGGATCCGGCCATCGCGAACACGCTGGGCATGGTGTACCTGAAGCTCGATGACCGGGCCCGGGCCCTGGCTCAGTTCCAGCGAGCCGTCTCGCTCGACGCGAAGTTCGTCCCGGGCTTCCTCAACCTGGGCGCGCTGGCGCTCAGCTACCGCGACTATGCGGGCGCCGAGCGGGCGTTCTCGCGGGCGCTGGAGCTGGAGCCGAACGCGCAAGAGGCGCAGATCTACCTGGCCTATGCGTTGGATGGGCAGAAGGGCAGGGATCCGAAGAAGGGACTCGCGGCCGGCGAAGCCTTCGAGCGGGTGCTCGCGCAGCGCCCGGATCAACCCGAGGCGCTCTGCGGCGCGGGCTGGGCCTACGCGTCCGAGCGCACGGGGTGGCAGAAGGCCATCGCGTTCCTGGAGCGCTGTCAGGGATTGCCGTCCACGTCCGCGCAGGATCAACAGCTCATCCAGGCGAAGACGCAGGGCCTGCGCAACATGATGAAGTCGACCGCGCAGACCGCGCCCGCACCCGAGGGGGCCCATCCGGAGAAGAAGCCAGGACCTCCGGCCACGGGTGGGGGCGGCTCGGTGTTGGAGCACCTGCCTCAGGACCCGGCCGCGGAGCCCGCTCCCGGTGGGGCAGGGGGGCCAGCGGGTGATGCGCCCGAGACTCCCCCCGCTCCCGCGCAGGCGCCGGCCCCGGGGAAGTGA
- a CDS encoding tetratricopeptide repeat protein, protein MKVVLRFGALAVGVALATGAGAEAAQSRKAATKPGRASATKPQAAAPHKDSAGKDDAKKAEAPPPGVAPEDVRSGPARVRPATAKFAEVPRIDDAKKDALADKKRDEAIEGFKRLIPKLQDGSTQKAELLYRLSELYWEKSKYLYRLEMNQFLSAEKAYDAAVARGEKVEAPRQDHRESERYRADTMRIYEDILRDYPNYPQRDEVLFSLGYNLYELGRRDDAVARYEELIRDFPKSQFVPDTYIQLGNHYFEANKLDPARANFEKARASGVPKIFAYAIYKLAWCDYNTPGGYEAGLKKLHDVVDYAQKHGAELSDLRTEALNDLTVFYVQLDQPEAALAYFKAKAPPQRQSRLLAKTAAGLVDAGHFDSAITMYRTLIDDAPMGSNAPEYQQAIVRAFEGLRQRQQVRKEMKRMVELYRPGAPWWSANAGQTPVLRNAFNVTEEAMRVMVTEYHQEAQKTRQVETYRLARDIYKQYVDAFASSDNPDFVADSAFNLRFFYAEILWALEEWEAAAAEYDAVVAFKIPDRDTAREVSNEAYRKSAAYNAVLAYDKLVKIERGQLSRSDLKDGQKVDEKKDKGDVARQKLVKRDAREQQEEELTRFESHLVAACDVYNKLYPDNPDEIDLRYQAAVILYDRAHFVDAARRFGEIIDKFPEERRSRDAADLTMYVLESRQEWFELNTLSRKFLSNKKLSKPGTDFTGRVARVVEGSQYKWVDEIVYKKEKNPAKAAEEFLRFVSEFPHSENADRALTYVMVIAQEAGEMDKGITAGERFLKEYPGSPFTLKARYTLSGLYEKVAEFRKAAIMSEAFVAEYDAAMAERDSSHKAKESKHKGKAPAAKKEEPASTTPPESAESRARHASERATLVDEAGAWVADALFNTGVWWDGVGDSQKAVAAWSAYIRRFGDRKDVPQVSFAIGLVWEKEKKWADAARAFNLFIEDYGRDARTASGQPYLARYRELLAYQKQRDYRGMERAEDDLLRTWGRLPEALRKNTALLNAYGHARFLTLESLWRRYTDIRFTRVSTIRRDLAAKQREMARLEKEYAAVLATGSGEWGIAALTRIGLAYADFARNIMESPDPPGLDEDQLSMYRGELENLALPLEDKASEALEKGLDKAYELGLYSEWTLAAQEQLNRYKPGVYAAVRPVTYRGSGESFASTDVARVLTGPASAATTPAEPAPAATPPQNPPAQPPTPEAGKAPAPTASNEEVHP, encoded by the coding sequence ATGAAGGTGGTGCTGCGTTTCGGTGCGCTGGCGGTGGGGGTCGCGCTGGCGACAGGGGCGGGGGCGGAGGCGGCGCAGTCCCGGAAGGCCGCGACGAAGCCGGGGCGGGCGTCCGCGACGAAGCCTCAGGCCGCGGCCCCTCACAAGGACAGCGCGGGCAAGGACGACGCGAAGAAGGCCGAGGCTCCTCCGCCGGGCGTGGCGCCCGAGGACGTGCGCAGCGGCCCGGCGCGCGTGAGGCCCGCGACGGCGAAGTTCGCGGAAGTGCCGCGCATCGACGATGCCAAGAAGGACGCGCTGGCGGACAAGAAGCGCGACGAGGCCATCGAGGGCTTCAAGCGCCTCATCCCCAAGCTCCAGGACGGCAGCACGCAGAAGGCGGAGCTGCTGTATCGCCTGTCGGAGCTGTACTGGGAGAAGTCGAAGTACCTCTACCGGCTGGAGATGAACCAGTTCCTCTCCGCGGAGAAGGCGTACGACGCGGCCGTGGCGCGGGGCGAGAAGGTGGAGGCGCCTCGGCAGGACCATCGTGAGAGCGAGCGCTATCGCGCGGACACGATGCGCATCTACGAGGACATCCTCCGCGACTACCCGAACTATCCGCAGCGCGACGAGGTCCTCTTCTCCCTGGGCTACAACCTCTACGAGCTGGGCCGACGCGACGACGCCGTGGCTCGCTACGAGGAGCTCATCCGCGACTTCCCCAAGTCGCAGTTCGTGCCGGACACGTACATCCAGCTCGGCAATCACTACTTCGAGGCGAACAAGTTGGACCCTGCCCGGGCCAACTTCGAGAAGGCGCGCGCCTCCGGGGTCCCGAAGATCTTCGCCTACGCCATCTACAAGCTGGCGTGGTGTGACTACAACACGCCGGGCGGCTACGAGGCGGGGCTCAAGAAGCTCCACGACGTCGTGGACTACGCGCAGAAGCATGGCGCGGAGTTGAGCGATCTGCGCACCGAGGCGCTCAACGACCTGACGGTCTTCTACGTCCAGTTGGATCAGCCCGAGGCCGCGCTCGCGTACTTCAAGGCGAAGGCGCCACCGCAGCGGCAGAGTCGGCTGCTCGCGAAGACGGCCGCGGGACTCGTGGACGCGGGCCACTTCGACAGCGCCATCACCATGTACCGCACGCTCATCGACGACGCGCCGATGGGTTCCAACGCCCCCGAGTATCAGCAGGCCATCGTCCGTGCCTTCGAGGGACTTCGTCAGCGCCAGCAGGTCCGCAAGGAGATGAAGCGGATGGTGGAGCTGTACCGCCCCGGTGCGCCCTGGTGGAGCGCCAACGCGGGACAGACGCCCGTGCTGCGCAATGCCTTCAACGTCACCGAAGAGGCGATGCGGGTGATGGTGACGGAGTACCACCAGGAGGCGCAGAAGACGCGCCAGGTGGAGACGTACCGGCTCGCGCGCGACATCTACAAGCAATACGTGGACGCGTTCGCCTCCAGCGACAATCCGGACTTCGTCGCGGACTCGGCGTTCAACCTGCGATTCTTCTACGCGGAGATCCTCTGGGCGCTCGAGGAGTGGGAGGCCGCCGCCGCCGAGTACGACGCCGTGGTGGCATTCAAGATTCCGGACCGCGACACCGCGCGCGAAGTCTCGAACGAGGCCTACCGCAAGAGCGCCGCGTACAACGCGGTGCTCGCCTACGACAAGCTGGTGAAGATCGAGCGCGGACAGTTGTCGCGCAGCGACCTCAAGGATGGGCAGAAGGTCGACGAGAAGAAGGACAAGGGAGACGTCGCTCGGCAGAAGCTGGTGAAGCGCGACGCGCGCGAGCAGCAGGAGGAGGAGCTCACCCGGTTCGAGTCCCACCTCGTCGCCGCTTGCGACGTGTACAACAAGCTGTATCCAGACAACCCGGATGAGATCGACCTGCGCTACCAGGCCGCGGTCATCCTCTACGACCGCGCGCACTTCGTGGATGCCGCGCGGCGCTTCGGGGAGATCATCGACAAGTTCCCGGAGGAGCGGCGCTCGCGCGACGCGGCCGACCTCACGATGTACGTGTTGGAGAGCCGCCAGGAGTGGTTCGAGCTGAACACGCTGTCGCGCAAGTTCCTGTCGAACAAGAAGCTGTCCAAGCCCGGCACGGACTTCACCGGTCGCGTCGCGCGCGTGGTGGAGGGCAGCCAGTACAAGTGGGTCGACGAGATCGTCTACAAAAAGGAGAAGAACCCGGCCAAGGCCGCTGAGGAGTTCCTTCGCTTCGTCTCGGAGTTTCCTCACTCGGAGAACGCCGACCGCGCGCTCACCTACGTGATGGTCATCGCGCAGGAAGCGGGCGAGATGGACAAGGGCATCACCGCCGGCGAGCGCTTCCTCAAGGAGTACCCGGGCAGTCCCTTCACCCTGAAGGCGCGCTACACGCTGTCCGGCCTCTACGAAAAGGTGGCCGAGTTCCGCAAGGCCGCGATCATGTCCGAGGCCTTCGTCGCCGAGTACGACGCGGCCATGGCGGAGCGCGACTCGAGCCACAAGGCGAAGGAGTCCAAGCACAAGGGCAAGGCTCCTGCGGCGAAGAAAGAGGAGCCCGCGAGCACCACGCCTCCGGAGTCCGCCGAGTCGCGCGCGCGCCATGCTTCCGAGCGCGCCACCTTGGTGGACGAGGCCGGGGCCTGGGTGGCCGACGCGCTGTTCAACACCGGGGTGTGGTGGGACGGCGTGGGGGATTCGCAGAAGGCAGTGGCAGCGTGGTCCGCGTACATCCGTCGCTTCGGGGACCGCAAGGACGTGCCCCAGGTCTCGTTCGCCATCGGGCTCGTCTGGGAGAAGGAGAAGAAGTGGGCCGATGCGGCGCGCGCCTTCAACCTCTTCATCGAGGACTATGGGCGGGATGCTCGCACCGCCTCGGGGCAGCCTTATCTGGCGCGCTACCGCGAGCTGCTCGCGTACCAGAAGCAGCGTGACTACCGCGGCATGGAGCGGGCCGAGGACGACCTGCTGCGCACGTGGGGCCGGCTGCCTGAAGCGCTGCGGAAGAACACCGCGCTGCTCAATGCATACGGCCATGCCCGGTTCCTCACGCTGGAGTCGCTGTGGCGGCGCTACACGGACATCCGCTTCACGCGCGTGAGCACCATCCGCCGAGACCTCGCGGCCAAGCAGCGGGAGATGGCGCGTCTGGAGAAGGAGTACGCGGCGGTGCTCGCCACGGGCTCTGGCGAGTGGGGCATCGCGGCGCTCACCCGCATCGGGCTCGCGTACGCGGACTTCGCTCGCAACATCATGGAGTCGCCGGATCCGCCGGGCCTCGATGAGGATCAGCTCTCCATGTACCGCGGTGAGCTGGAGAACCTGGCCCTGCCGCTGGAGGACAAGGCCTCCGAGGCCCTGGAGAAGGGCTTGGACAAGGCCTACGAGCTGGGCCTCTACAGCGAGTGGACGCTGGCGGCCCAGGAGCAGCTCAATCGCTACAAGCCCGGGGTCTACGCCGCGGTGAGGCCCGTGACGTATCGCGGCAGCGGTGAGTCATTCGCCAGCACGGATGTGGCGCGCGTGCTGACCGGTCCTGCCAGCGCTGCCACCACGCCCGCGGAGCCAGCTCCGGCCGCCACGCCTCCGCAGAACCCACCCGCCCAACCCCCGACGCCCGAAGCGGGCAAGGCGCCCGCGCCCACCGCGTCGAATGAGGAGGTGCACCCGTGA
- a CDS encoding tetratricopeptide repeat protein: protein MSRLLRLLAVLAPLAASAQQDVSGYNRALAAFNAGDLDTAAPLFLRLSEGDAPPDVKARSEYYLAQSFAKKDLPVAAFITYANIVNAGPRHPSYLKAIEGLVDMQQRLDEQNLIPSILNQAYTDEVRDQWVTLPKEVLARINYLVGTVSQRRMRFEEARALLEAVPRDSRVYAKARYLLGIVLADPRFPGRPGETQALDKEAISAFNDVLAAKEPQVELPETRQLAMLSLGRVLYRRGEYARAEQAYEMVPRYARFWDQALFENGFARFQNEDFGGALGSLQALHAPQFEGAFQPESWILKATVYYYSCLYDEVKTTLASFDAHYGPMAKQLEPFTRDDVTLVQAFNLVASENRRLPRPVYLWIRNNERIREVQRMLERVDAEKRELTEGPWRGTALATQTVASLEDVRGTLLQVGGTLARSRLHEAYDNLRTFSDQAEIIRVQTALDEKDLFQAGVDQRALLARQSLYRPKMPGEAWNYWKFQGEFWIDEIGYYQYTLKRGCPAKKAER from the coding sequence ATGTCCCGACTGCTCCGCCTCCTGGCTGTCCTGGCGCCGCTCGCGGCCTCCGCGCAGCAGGACGTCTCCGGGTACAACCGCGCGCTCGCGGCCTTCAACGCGGGTGACCTGGACACCGCCGCGCCCCTCTTCCTTCGCTTGTCGGAAGGGGATGCGCCCCCGGACGTGAAGGCCCGCTCCGAGTACTACCTGGCGCAGTCCTTCGCGAAGAAGGACCTGCCCGTGGCGGCCTTCATCACCTACGCGAACATCGTCAACGCGGGCCCCAGGCACCCCTCGTACCTCAAGGCCATCGAGGGGCTGGTGGACATGCAGCAGCGGTTGGATGAGCAGAACCTCATCCCCAGCATCCTCAACCAGGCCTACACCGACGAGGTGCGCGACCAATGGGTGACGCTGCCCAAGGAGGTGCTCGCGCGCATCAACTACCTGGTGGGCACGGTGAGCCAGCGTCGCATGCGCTTCGAGGAGGCTCGCGCGCTGTTGGAGGCGGTGCCGCGCGACAGCCGGGTGTACGCGAAGGCGCGCTACCTGCTGGGCATCGTGCTGGCGGATCCGCGCTTCCCGGGGCGCCCGGGGGAGACTCAGGCGCTCGACAAGGAGGCCATCTCCGCGTTCAACGACGTGCTGGCCGCCAAGGAGCCCCAGGTGGAGCTGCCCGAGACGCGCCAGCTCGCGATGCTGTCGCTCGGGCGCGTGCTGTATCGCCGCGGTGAGTATGCCCGCGCGGAGCAGGCCTACGAGATGGTTCCTCGCTATGCGCGCTTCTGGGATCAGGCCTTGTTCGAGAACGGCTTCGCGCGCTTCCAGAACGAGGACTTCGGCGGTGCGCTCGGCAGCCTCCAGGCCCTGCACGCGCCGCAGTTCGAGGGCGCCTTCCAGCCCGAGTCGTGGATCCTCAAGGCGACCGTCTATTACTACTCGTGCCTGTATGACGAGGTGAAGACGACGCTGGCGTCCTTCGACGCGCACTACGGTCCCATGGCCAAGCAACTGGAGCCGTTCACCCGCGACGACGTCACGCTGGTGCAGGCCTTCAACCTGGTGGCCTCGGAGAACCGCCGGCTGCCGCGCCCCGTCTACTTGTGGATCCGCAACAACGAGCGGATCCGCGAGGTTCAGCGGATGCTCGAGCGCGTGGACGCGGAGAAGCGCGAGCTGACCGAGGGCCCATGGCGAGGCACGGCGCTGGCGACGCAGACCGTGGCGTCCTTGGAGGATGTGCGCGGCACGTTGCTCCAGGTGGGAGGCACCCTGGCGCGCAGTCGACTGCACGAGGCCTACGACAACCTGCGCACCTTCTCCGACCAGGCGGAGATCATCCGCGTGCAGACGGCGCTGGATGAGAAGGACCTGTTCCAGGCGGGGGTGGACCAGCGGGCGCTGCTCGCGCGTCAGTCGCTGTACCGTCCGAAGATGCCGGGCGAGGCGTGGAACTACTGGAAGTTCCAGGGCGAGTTCTGGATCGACGAGATTGGCTACTACCAGTACACGCTCAAGCGAGGCTGTCCCGCGAAGAAAGCGGAGCGCTGA
- a CDS encoding outer membrane beta-barrel domain-containing protein: MRTFPRLALLFTALPALALAQVSSGEQPVPAPGPESAIPPEPVNASPQPEPPRAPRERPPPVTPAMQHSPVRAIEASAPAPDAPVAVPTPAPPPAAADDTPDLSSEGPRTTDAAQQRLVNGAPLYDPNVNVHIVQKKRFADEGHHEVVLYPAVVQLNGKYTNHVGTALHYVYHLQENFGVQVAGQYNWYSDESHFNLELIDKVREQAQAASSLLLQWGVQAGVEVTPLYGKFAFLNNSLAQFSVVLSGGAGLGATRHLIRPAVANEVDGQTFQVPARYGDTGTKFLGSVGGGFRLQFGESYSIRMEVRDLLYTARVDKVDGCSLSDFEAMETARSGNLPFSDLKLSGGCKVEKFDGVDPKTKKNYREDIILGRDLVAEPSSDVLNNVSFYAGFSILF; the protein is encoded by the coding sequence ATGCGAACCTTCCCGCGCCTCGCGCTCCTGTTCACCGCGCTGCCCGCGCTCGCGCTCGCTCAGGTCTCGAGCGGCGAACAACCCGTGCCCGCGCCGGGCCCCGAGTCGGCCATTCCGCCGGAGCCCGTCAACGCGAGCCCCCAGCCCGAGCCGCCGCGCGCGCCTCGGGAGCGCCCGCCCCCGGTCACGCCCGCGATGCAGCACTCGCCGGTGCGCGCCATCGAGGCCTCGGCGCCCGCGCCCGATGCGCCCGTGGCCGTGCCGACCCCCGCTCCTCCTCCTGCGGCCGCGGATGACACGCCCGACCTCTCCTCGGAGGGGCCTCGCACCACGGACGCGGCGCAGCAGCGCCTGGTCAATGGCGCGCCGCTCTACGACCCCAACGTCAACGTCCACATCGTCCAGAAGAAGCGCTTCGCCGACGAGGGCCACCACGAGGTCGTGCTGTATCCGGCAGTGGTGCAACTCAATGGCAAGTACACCAACCACGTGGGGACGGCGCTGCACTACGTCTACCACCTGCAAGAGAACTTCGGCGTCCAGGTGGCGGGCCAGTACAACTGGTACTCGGACGAGAGCCACTTCAACCTGGAGTTGATCGACAAGGTGCGCGAGCAGGCGCAGGCGGCCTCGTCGCTCTTGCTGCAGTGGGGCGTGCAGGCCGGCGTGGAGGTGACGCCGCTGTACGGCAAGTTCGCCTTCCTCAACAACTCGCTGGCGCAGTTCAGCGTGGTGCTGAGCGGCGGCGCGGGCCTGGGCGCCACGCGCCACCTCATCCGTCCGGCGGTGGCCAACGAGGTGGATGGCCAGACGTTCCAGGTGCCCGCGCGCTACGGCGACACGGGCACCAAGTTCCTGGGCTCGGTGGGTGGGGGCTTCCGGCTCCAGTTCGGCGAGTCGTACTCCATCCGCATGGAGGTCCGCGATCTGCTCTACACGGCGCGCGTGGACAAGGTGGATGGCTGCTCGCTGTCGGACTTCGAGGCGATGGAGACCGCGCGCTCGGGCAACCTGCCCTTCTCCGACTTGAAGCTGAGCGGTGGCTGCAAGGTGGAGAAGTTCGACGGCGTGGATCCGAAGACGAAGAAGAACTACCGCGAGGACATCATCCTGGGCCGAGACCTCGTCGCCGAGCCGTCCTCGGACGTCCTCAACAACGTCAGCTTCTATGCTGGCTTCTCCATCCTCTTCTGA
- a CDS encoding outer membrane beta-barrel domain-containing protein: MKARTFRVLTSLLATLTALGAAAQEEGVLDSAVVRNRLYRPAGHPELSLSVGLPVQTHLTAHYFFDVGLAYNLFDTLALEARAGYAASRHTGLARSISESFLDRQDKKITDELEDLWQMNFHGVAGVRWAPVYGKLSLVSDIPAHFQAYLWAGGGVGSFKRQSIIQCSHVVDRTAGVCDDRTALDDRGSAREDFWVHETRVAPVVSGALGFRFFILDKHGVKLEVRDWIFRDSYRVNLLRDDWEAGRETGESAPSPGLTHLVQFDLGYTFSF, encoded by the coding sequence ATGAAAGCACGCACGTTTCGCGTCCTCACTTCGCTGCTCGCCACGCTGACGGCGCTCGGGGCTGCCGCTCAGGAGGAGGGCGTCCTCGACTCGGCGGTCGTCCGCAATCGGCTGTATCGCCCGGCGGGACATCCGGAGCTGTCGTTGTCGGTGGGTCTTCCGGTGCAGACGCACCTGACGGCCCACTACTTCTTCGACGTGGGCCTCGCCTACAACCTCTTCGACACGCTCGCCCTGGAGGCCCGTGCTGGCTACGCGGCCAGCCGCCACACGGGGTTGGCGCGCTCCATCTCGGAGAGCTTCCTGGACCGGCAGGACAAGAAGATCACCGACGAGTTGGAGGACCTCTGGCAGATGAACTTCCACGGGGTCGCGGGTGTGCGGTGGGCGCCCGTCTACGGGAAGCTGAGCCTGGTGTCCGACATCCCGGCGCACTTCCAGGCGTACCTCTGGGCGGGCGGTGGGGTGGGCTCGTTCAAGCGCCAGTCCATCATCCAGTGCTCACACGTGGTGGACCGCACGGCGGGCGTCTGTGACGACCGGACCGCGCTGGATGATCGCGGCAGCGCGCGCGAGGACTTCTGGGTCCACGAGACGCGCGTGGCGCCGGTGGTGTCCGGGGCGCTGGGCTTCCGCTTCTTCATCCTCGACAAGCACGGCGTGAAGCTGGAGGTGCGCGATTGGATCTTCCGCGACAGCTACCGGGTGAACCTGCTGCGCGATGACTGGGAGGCCGGACGCGAGACGGGTGAGAGCGCCCCGAGCCCCGGACTCACGCACCTGGTGCAGTTCGACCTTGGCTACACCTTCTCCTTCTAG
- the rplC gene encoding 50S ribosomal protein L3, whose protein sequence is MKGLIGKKIGMTQVFNDEGNLVPVTVIDVNTCQVMGKRTPEKDQYSAVTLGFGEVREKVLTQPVRGFFKKNNAAARRHLKEFRVSPEEAAGFNVGDAVKADMFAKGQLVDVTGITKGRGFSGVMRRWSFKGSQTKTHGTHEYQRHPGAIGQRKTPGRTYPNKKMPGHYGVEQVTTQNLSVVAVDVEKGLVLVKGAVPGHNDAIVYVRPSIKVAMREQHKAARG, encoded by the coding sequence GTGAAGGGTCTGATTGGCAAGAAGATCGGAATGACCCAGGTGTTCAACGACGAGGGCAACCTCGTTCCGGTGACGGTCATCGACGTCAACACCTGCCAGGTGATGGGCAAGCGCACCCCGGAGAAGGATCAGTACTCCGCGGTGACCCTCGGCTTCGGCGAGGTTCGCGAGAAGGTGCTGACCCAGCCGGTGCGTGGCTTCTTCAAGAAGAACAACGCCGCGGCGCGCCGCCACCTGAAGGAGTTCCGCGTGTCTCCTGAGGAGGCTGCGGGCTTCAACGTGGGCGACGCCGTGAAGGCGGACATGTTCGCGAAGGGCCAGCTCGTGGACGTCACGGGCATCACCAAGGGTCGCGGCTTCTCCGGCGTCATGCGCCGCTGGAGCTTCAAGGGTTCGCAGACGAAGACGCACGGTACGCACGAGTACCAGCGTCACCCGGGCGCCATCGGTCAGCGTAAGACGCCGGGCCGTACGTACCCGAACAAGAAGATGCCCGGCCACTACGGCGTGGAGCAGGTCACCACCCAGAACCTGTCCGTCGTGGCGGTGGATGTGGAGAAGGGCCTCGTCCTGGTCAAGGGCGCCGTCCCGGGCCACAACGACGCCATCGTCTACGTTCGCCCCAGCATCAAGGTGGCGATGCGCGAGCAGCACAAGGCCGCGCGCGGCTGA
- a CDS encoding HupE/UreJ family protein — MRNVCLGMVLLAALWGSLARAHDADILYAQARRDAADASRVQETVTLTANTLALLVPSDATGSLTQADLDARAAALSVGVWDAMPMTAGGKACVRSGQRAWLRDAYVELSATFECPAGPLRQTFRLLAVLPANYRVVVGSFLEGEGPGALFADAAQPSVILPGPGESAGRVSGLGGWISLGIHHIFSGVDHLAFLLAVLLVGGSFRRVLWLVTSFTVAHSLTLGATALGFVVLDGTRARWVEAAIAASIIYVAVENLVLRRHEHRVLVTFLFGLVHGFGFASALREQGLGQDVVSGLLGFNLGVEVGQAAVVAVLLPVLRMVQRRPTLHQRTVRFLSLGILVAGGYWMVQRALG; from the coding sequence ATGAGGAACGTCTGTCTGGGGATGGTGCTGCTGGCCGCGCTGTGGGGGAGCCTCGCGCGCGCGCACGACGCGGACATCCTCTATGCCCAGGCCCGTCGCGACGCAGCGGACGCGTCCCGAGTCCAGGAGACGGTGACGCTGACCGCGAACACGCTGGCGCTGCTCGTGCCCTCGGACGCGACGGGCTCCCTCACCCAGGCGGACCTGGACGCGCGCGCGGCCGCCCTCTCTGTGGGCGTGTGGGACGCGATGCCGATGACGGCTGGTGGCAAGGCCTGCGTCCGGAGTGGCCAGCGTGCGTGGCTGCGCGATGCCTACGTGGAGCTGAGCGCCACGTTCGAGTGTCCCGCCGGTCCGCTGCGGCAGACCTTCCGGTTGCTCGCGGTGTTGCCAGCCAACTACCGGGTGGTGGTGGGCAGCTTCCTCGAAGGCGAGGGGCCGGGCGCGTTGTTCGCGGACGCGGCGCAGCCGTCCGTGATTTTGCCCGGGCCCGGCGAGTCGGCCGGGCGCGTCTCGGGTCTGGGCGGGTGGATCTCCCTGGGCATCCACCACATCTTCAGCGGGGTGGATCACCTGGCCTTCCTGCTGGCCGTGTTGCTGGTGGGTGGCTCGTTCCGGCGCGTGTTGTGGCTGGTGACGTCGTTCACGGTGGCCCACTCGTTGACGCTGGGGGCGACAGCGCTGGGGTTCGTGGTGCTGGACGGCACCCGCGCCCGCTGGGTCGAGGCGGCCATCGCGGCGTCGATCATCTATGTGGCCGTGGAGAACCTCGTGCTGCGGCGCCACGAGCACCGCGTGCTCGTCACCTTCCTGTTCGGCCTGGTGCACGGCTTCGGCTTCGCCAGCGCGCTGCGCGAGCAGGGACTGGGGCAGGACGTGGTGTCGGGGCTGTTGGGTTTCAACCTCGGCGTGGAGGTGGGGCAGGCCGCGGTGGTGGCGGTGTTGCTGCCCGTCCTGCGCATGGTTCAGCGCCGCCCCACGCTGCATCAGCGCACCGTGCGATTCCTCTCGCTTGGCATCCTCGTCGCTGGTGGCTACTGGATGGTCCAGCGGGCCCTCGGTTGA
- a CDS encoding lmo0937 family membrane protein, which yields MYWTMGIILMVLWVLGMISGSTEGYWVHLLLLFSLVALVLGAASTGRNRGWA from the coding sequence GTGTACTGGACGATGGGCATCATCCTGATGGTGCTGTGGGTACTGGGGATGATCAGCGGCTCGACGGAGGGGTACTGGGTGCACCTCTTGTTGTTGTTCTCGCTGGTGGCGCTGGTGCTGGGGGCGGCCAGCACGGGGCGCAATCGGGGTTGGGCGTGA